The Enterobacter asburiae sequence CTGCATGACGTTCGCGTCTTTAATCAGTCGGGCGAGCCGGTTCCCTTCAGCCTGGTTACCGCGACGCGCCCGCAGGCGGCAGCGCAATCCACGGCGCTGCGCCTCTTTCCGCTGGACGCGTCGCCCCTTGCGCCTGCGCGAGGGGGTGAGGAGAGCGATAAGATCCTGCTCCGTTCCGCAAACGGCGTTGAGATTGTGCTTGAAGGACAAAAAGCCGCCGCAACCGGGCAGCATTATCTGCTGACCCTGCCGGAGCAGGATACGGGGGAAATAAGGCTGTCCCAATTACAGCTGCTCTGGAATACCCCTCAGACGCCGTGGCAGGGAACGGCGTCGGTCTATTACAGCGAGGATCTTAAGCGCTGGTATACCCTGCGTGAGGATATGCCGCTGCTGGACGTGGTGAGCGGGCAGGATCGTCTTAAGCTGGACCGGATCGATACCGATATTGTTTTGTCTCCCGATACGAACCGCTATCTCCTGGTGGTGCTGAACGCGCAGAGCCAGGGAATAACCTTGACCGGCGTAAACGCAATCAGCGCACCTGCCCAGGCGGCCCCGGAAGCGATCGACCTTGAGGGGGAAGGGGAGCAACTTTCGACAAGCGAAGCGCAGTGGCGCTGGGCGCGTCCGCAGCCGCTGAGTGCTGTCAGCATCTCACTGAACGGCGATGGCGTCCTTCCCGTGGAGATAGCGTGGCGGAGTTCGGATAAAGATGCATGGCACCCCCTGAAAAAAGAGGTTCTTTACCGTCTGGAGGGAAAAACGTCTCCACCAGTTTCGCTTAACGGGGGCCTGGTGCAGGCGGTGAAAGTCACGACGCTGAATGCGCGCCTGCCGGAGTACCTGCCGAGCGTCACCGGGCATCGCGATCGCTATGACCTGGTGTTCAACGCGCAGGGAAAAGCGCCGTACGTGCTTGCCTGGGGCAATGGCGCTGCAAAGCCTGCCAGCGTGGAGCCTGACATGCTGATCCCAGCCGATCTGCACAAAACCTATGATATGGAGCACCTGCCGCAGGCCGACATTCTGGATGATGTCGCGTTAGGCGGCGAGGGGCGTCTGACCGCGACCTCTGCGTCCGAGCGGGAGAGCAGGATGAACGCGCTGCTGGTGTGGGGCGTGCTGATTGCGGGCGTGATTCTGCTGGCGGTCATGGCCTGGCGCATCTGGCGAGAGACGCAGCGTAAGGCATAAAAAAGGCCCGCATAAGCGGGCCTCTTCCGTAAACCGTGCCGATTACAGGCTGGATACGTTCTCAGACAGGTATTTAGCTACGCCGTCTGGGGAAGCTGCCATACCTTCTTTACCTTTTTCCCACTGAGCCGGGCACACTTCGCCGTGCTCTTCGTGGAACTGCAGCGCGTCAACCATGCGCAGCATTTCGTCGATGTTACGACCCAGCGGCAGATCGTTCACAACCTGGTGACGAACGATGCCGTTTGCGTCGATCAGGAAGGAGCCGCGCAGCGCAACGCCAGCGTCCGGATGTTCGATACCGTAAGCCTGCTGGATTTCGCGTTTGATGTCCGCAACCATTGCGTATTTCACCGCACCGATGCCGCCGTTTTCGACAGGGGTGTTACGCCATGCGTTGTGTACAAATTCAGAGTCGAAGGAGACGCCAACCACTTCCACGCCACGCTTCTGGAATTCTTCATAACGTTTGTCGAACGCGATCAGCTCAGACGGGCAAACGAAAGTGAAGTCCATTGGCCAGAAGAACAGAACGGTCGCTTTACCGTTGGTGTGCTGTTTGAAGTTGAAGTTTTCAACGATTTCACCGTTGCCCAGAACTGCTGCAGCTGTAAAATCCGGAGCCGGACGAGTTACCAGAACCATATGATTCTCCTGTAGATACTAAGGTAATTTGGAACGCAACGCGAGCCAGTATAGAGAGTGTTCCTGGATAAGACAAAGAGGTGGTGACAATCGTTCCACCAGCTTTTACCTATCAATGTGAATTCTGTTACAGCTGTTTGTTTTTCGCCTGCGCCATCATGCGTGGATAGAACTGCCAGAATTGGCTCTCCAGCGCATCGTAATGTTCATCCAGGTCATACCAGGAGTCGCGCAGCGCATCCAGCCGCGGGCGGCGGCTTGCCATCCCATTCAGCACATTCTGGATGAAATCCATCTCGCGATAGCGCTCCAGCCAGCGTTCTGACCACAGGTAGTTATTCAGATTCACAAAGCGCGGCGGCGAGTCGGGCAGAATAATCGACACCTGCTGGTGGGCGTAGCGCACAAACGCCGGCAACGGCATCTCCGGCGACAGCTGTTCCCAGTGGCGCGACAGGAAGTGGTCCCACATCACGTCGAGCGTGATCGGCGCAACGCGGCGCGTTTCAGGGCGAAACCACGCTTTGGCTTCCGTCACTTCCGGCAGCTTATCCGTCAGCACGTCGATGCGGCGGTGCATAAAAATCCCGTCGACAACCTCAGGGGAATAGTCCTCAGCGGGGTTGCCGCGCACAAAATCGGCCAGCAAATTGCCGGACAGGGAGCTGTCAGCGAGATGAGCGAGATGCAGGTGAGCGAGAAAATTCATGCGTTTTATTTGTCCAGTGGCGGCTAGTTGTTGCAGCAAAAGGGTGTGAGCACTAGACTATGCCGCCTGTTTTTAAGTCACGAGTATACGTCATGCGCGTCGCCGATTTCTCCTTTGAACTACCTGAATCCCTGATTGCTCACTATCCCATGCCTGAGCGCAGCAGCTGTCGCTTACTGTCACTGGATGGGCCAACGGGCGAGCTGACGCACGGTACTTTCACCGATTTGCTCGACAAGCTCAACCCTGGCGATCTGCTGGTCTTTAACAATACCCGCGTGATCCCGGCGCGCCTGTTTGGCCGTAAGGCCAGCGGCGGCAAGATTGAAGTGCTGGTCGAACGTATGCTCGATGATAAACGCATTCTGGCACATATTCGCGCCTCTAAGGCACCGAAGCCGGGCGCGGAGCTGCTGCTCGGCGATGACGAGAGCATTAAAGCGACCATGACCGCGCGCCACGATGCGCTGTTTGAGGTGGAATTCAACGACGAGCGTACGGTGCTCGATATCCTGAACGCCATCGGCCATATGCCGCTGCCGCCGTACATTGAGCGCCCGGACGAAGAGGCTGACCGCGAGCTGTACCAGACCGTTTACAGCCAGAAGCCTGGCGCGGTGGCTGCACCCACTGCGGGTCTGCACTTTGATGAGCCGCTGCTGGAAAAGCTGCGTGCCAAAGGCATTGAGATGGCGTTTGTGACGCTGCACGTTGGCGCGGGCACCTTCCAGCCGGTGCGCGTGGACAGCATTGAAGAGCACATCATGCACTCCGAGTATGCCGAAGTGCCGCAGGATGTGGTGGACGCGGTGCTGGCGGCGAAAGCGCGGGGTAGCCGCGTCGTGGCCGTCGGTACGACGTCCGTGCGTTCACTGGAGAGCGCCGCGCAGGCGGCGAAAAACGATCTTATCGAGCCGTTCTTTGGCGATACGCAGATCTTTATCTACCCGGGCTATCAGTACAAAGTAATTGATGCGCTGGTGACCAACTTCCATCTGCCTGAATCGACGCTGATTATGCTGGTTTCCGCGTTTGCCGGTTATCAGCATACGATGAACGCCTACAAGTCTGCGGTAGAACAAAAATATCGCTTTTTTAGCTACGGGGACGCGATGTTTATCACGTACAATCCGCTGGCTTTGAATGAGCGTGTCGGGGAATAAGTCCGCGGCACCGTATTACAACGTTGGACTGTTTTTCTGACGTCGGAGAAAAAATGAAATTTGAACTTGATACCACCGATGGCCGCGCGCGTCGCGGTCGCCTGGTGTTTGATCGCGGCGTGGTGGAAACCCCCGCGTTTATGCCTGTGGGCACATACGGCACCGTAAAAGGGATGACGCCGGAAGAAGTTGAAGCCACTGGCGCACAGATTATCCTCGGCAATACCTTCCACCTGTGGCTGCGTCCGGGTCAGGAGATCATGAAGCTCCACGGCGATCTGCACGATTTTATGCAGTGGAAAGGCCCGATCCTGACCGACTCCGGCGGCTTCCAGGTCTTCAGCCTGGGCGATATCCGCAAGATCACCGAGCAGGGCGTACACTTCCGTAACCCGATCAACGGCGATCCGATTTTCCTCGATCCAGAAAAGTCGATGGAGATTCAGTACGATCTCGGTTCTGACATCGTGATGATCTTCGACGAATGTACGCCATACCCGGCAGACTGGGACTACGCGAAACGCTCTATGGAGATGTCTCTGCGCTGGGCGAAGCGCAGCCGCGACCGTTTTGACTCCCTGCAGAACAAAAATGCGCTGTTTGGCATTATTCAGGGCAGCGTTTACGAAGATTTACGCGATATCTCTGTTAAAGGTCTGGTAGAGATAGGTTTTGATGGCTACGCTGTCGGCGGTTTGGCTGTGGGTGAGCCGAAGGAGGACATGCACCGCATTCTGGAGCACGTCTGCCCGCAAATCCCGGCGGATAAACCACGATACCTGATGGGTGTGGGTAAACCCGAAGATCTGGTGGAAGGCGTACGTCGCGGCATTGATATGTTCGACTGCGTGATGCCAACCCGCAACGCGCGTAACGGTCATCTGTTCGTTACCGATGGCGTGGTGAAAATCCGTAACGCGAAGCATAAGAGTGACACCAGCCCGCTCGATTCCGAGTGCGATTGCTATACCTGTCGCAATTATTCTCGCGCGTATCTGCATCATCTCGATCGTTGTAACGAGATTTTGGGCGCGCGTCTCAATACGATTCATAATCTTCGCTACTATCAGCGCTTAATGTCTGGTTTACGCAAGGCTATCGAAGAGGGTAAATTAGAGAGCTTCGTGACCGATTTTTACCAACGTCAGGGGCGGGATGTTCCACCGTTGAACGTTGATTAATATTAATAATGAGGGAATTTGAATGAGCTTTTTTATTTCTGATGCGGTAGCGGCAACAGGTGCTCCGGCGCAGGGCAGCCCGATGTCTCTGATCCTGATGCTGGTTGTGTTCGGTCTGATCTTCTACTTCATGATCCTGCGCCCACAGCAGAAGCGTACCAAAGAGCACAAAAAGCTGATGGACTCCATCGCGAAAGGCGATGAAGTGCTGACCAACGGTGGTCTGGTCGGCCGCGTAACCAAAGTGGCTGAAAGCGGCTACATTGCTATCGCCCTGAACGACACCACTGAAGTGGTTATCAAACGTGACTTCGTAGCTGCCGTTCTGCCGAAAGGCACTATGAAGGCGCTGTAATCCCAACTTTTCCCAAAGGGAACTGCCGTGTTAAACCGTTATCCTTTGTGGAAGTACATCATGCTGGTCGTCGTGATTATCGTCGGCCTGCTGTACGCGCTTCCCAACCTGTATGGTGAGGATCCGGCTGTTCAAATCACTGGCGCGCGCGGTGTCGCCGCCAGTGAGCAAACGCTGATCCAGGTCCAGAAAACGTTACAAGAAGAAAAAATTACCGCTAAGTCTGTGGCTCTGGAAGAGGGTGCAATTCTTGCTCGCTTCGACACCACCGACACGCAGCTCCGCGCTCGCGAAGCGCTGATGGGCGTGCTGGGTGACAAATATGTCGTGGCGCTTAACCTTGCTCCTGCAACCCCTCGCTGGCTGGCTGCGCTGAACGCAGAGCCAATGAAACTCGGTCTTGACCTGCGTGGCGGCGTTCACTTCCTGATGGAAGTGGATATGGATACCGCGCTCGGCAAGCTGCAGGAACAGAATATCGACAGCCTGCGCAGCGATCTGCGTGACAAAGGCATCCCATACACTACCGTGCGTAAAGAAGATAACTACGGCATGAGCATCACGTTCCGCGACAGCGCGGCGCGCGATCAGGCTGTAGATTACCTGACCCAACGTCACCGTGACCTGGTGATCACCTCTCAGGGCAGCAACCAGCTGCGTGCGGTGATGACCGATGCGCGTCTGAAAGAAGCGCGTGAATATGCCGTTCAGCAGAACATCAACATTCTGCGTAACCGTGTGAACCAGCTGGGTGTGGCTGAGCCGTTGGTACAGCGTCAGGGTGCTGACCGTATCGTGGTTGAACTGCCGGGTATCCAGGATACCGCGCGTGCGAAAGAGATTCTCGGTGCGACCGCGACGCTGGAATTCCGTCTGGTGAACTCCAATGTCGACCAGTCCGCCGCGGCGTCTGGCCGTATTCCGGGCGACTCCGAAGTGAAACAGACCCGCGAAGGTCAGCCGGTTGTGCTGTACAAGCGCGTGATCCTGACCGGTGACCACATCACTGACTCCACGTCGAGCCAGGATGAGTACAACCAGCCGCAGGTTAACATCTCGCTGGATAGCGCGGGTGGTAACATTATGTCTAACTTCACTAAGGACAACATCGGTAAACCGATGGCGACCCTGTTCGTGGAGTACAAAGACAGCGGTAAGAAAGATGCAAACGGTCGTGCGGTGCTGGTGAAAGAGGAAGAGGTGATTAACATCGCCAACATCCAGTCTCGTCTGGGTAACAGCTTCCGTATTACCGGTATTAACAACCCGAACGAAGCGCGTCAGCTCTCTCTGCTGCTGCGTGCCGGTGCGCTGATTGCGCCAATTCAGATTGTTGAAGAACGTACCATTGGTCCAACGCTGGGTATGCAAAACATCCAGCAGGGTCTGGAAGCGTGTCTGGCCGGTCTGGCGGTCTCTATCCTCTTCATGATCTTCTTCTATAAGAAGTTTGGTCTGATTGCGACGTCCGCGCTGATCGCGAACCTGGTGCTGATCATCGGCATTATGTCCCTGCTGCCGGGGGCGACGCTGACCATGCCGGGGATTGCGGGTATCGTTCTGACCCTTGCGGTGGCGGTCGACGCCAACGTACTGATTAACGAACGTATCAAAGAAGAGTTGAGCAACGGTCGCTCTGTTCAGCAGGCGATTGACGAAGGCTATAAAGGCGCGTTCAGCTCCATTTTCGATGCGAACGTAACAACACTGATTAAGGTTCTTATCCTGTATGCAGTGGGTACTGGCGCGATCAAAGGCTTTGCGATTACAACCGGTATCGGTGTCGCAACGTCAATGTTTACCGCTATTGTCGGCACCCGTGCCATCGTGAACCTGCTGTACGGCGGCAAGCGCGTCAAAAAGCTGTCTATCTGAGGAGTGCGTTGTGGCACAGGAATATACTGTTGAACAATTGAACCATGGCCGTAAAGTCTGGGACTTTATGCGCTGGGACTACTGGGCCTTCGGCATTTCAGGTTTACTGCTGATTCTGTCCATCATCGTTATGGGCGTGAAAGGCTTTAACTGGGGTCTGGATTTCACCGGTGGTACGGTCATCGAGATCTCCCTGGAAAAACCGGTCGATATGGACCAGATGCGTCTGTCTTTGCAGAAAGCGGGCTTTGAAGAGCCGCTGCTGCAGAACTTCGGCAGCAGCCGCGACATCATGGTGCGTATGCCGCCGGTGCACGATGCCAACGGCAGCCAGGAGCTGGGCAGTAAGGTCGTACAGGTCATTAACGAGACCACCAGCCAGAGCGCGGCGGTCAAGCGTATTGAGTTCGTCGGCCCGAGCGTGGGTGCAGACCTGGCGCAGACCGGCGCCATGGCGCTGCTGGTGGCGCTGATCTCCATCCTGGTGTACGTCGGTTTCCGCTTCGAGTGGCGACTGGCGGCCGGTGTGGTTATCGCTCTGGCGCACGACGTGGTGATCACCATGGGCATACTGTCTCTGTTCCACATTGAGATTGACCTGACTATCGTGGCATCCCTGATGTCCGTTATCGGTTACTCACTGAACGACAGTATCGTGGTATCTGACCGTATCCGTGAAAACTTCCGTAAGATCCGTCGCGGCACGCCGTACGAAATCTTTAACGTGTCGTTGACCCAGACGCTGCACCGTACCTTGATCACATCCGGTACCACCCTGATGGTAATCCTGATGCTGTTCCTCTTCGGTGGCCCGGTGCTGGAAGGCTTCTCGCTGACCATGCTGATCGGTGTCTCCATCGGTACGGCGTCGTCCATCTACGTCGCGTCCGCCCTGGCCCTGAAACTCGGTATGAAGCGCGAGCACTTGCTCCAGCAGAAAGTCGAAAAAGAAGGGGCGGATCAGCCGTCCATTCTGCCGTAAGGCGACGTTTAGTGCGTTATCGGAATCCCGGTCTGTTGACCGGGATTTTTTTTATCTGCTCCTGACAAACACTCCTGACAGTATGCTGTCAGGAGCCCTGTCGTAGACTCCTTCTGAACCCAAACAACAGACAGGAGGATGTATGAAAAGCGTAATTAACTGGTTTGAAATTCCGGTCTCGGATATGGATCGCGCCATCAAATTTTATGAGCCGGTCATGCAGCTTGCGCTGCGTCGCGAGAAAATGGATTGCGCAGAGCTGGCGGTTTTTCCGCATGAGGATCCCGCCACCGGTGGGGCGCTGGCAAAATTTGACGGCGTTACGCCGTCTTTGCAGGGCGCTATTATTTACCTGCATACTGACAATCTGGCGGCGACGCTTGATCGCATTGCCTCCGCGGGCGGCGAGTGCGTGTTTGGCCCGCTGGAACTGCCGCATGGTATCGGCACTATCGCACTGTTTACCGACAGCGAGGGTAACCGCGTCGGCCTCCATCAACCTGCCTGAGAGCGGAATGAGATATGACCCGACGCGCTGACCGTTTGTTTCAGATTGTGCAGATCCTGCGGGGCAGGCGTCTGACAACGGCAGCGCATCTGGCGGACCGGCTTGGCGTGTCCGAGCGCACGGTCTACCGCGATATCCGCGACCTGTCGCTTTCCGGCGTGCCGGTGGAAGGCGAGGCAGGAAGTGGATATCGGCTAATGTCGGGTTTTGATCTGCCGCCGCTGATGCTGACAAATAAAGAATCCGAAGCGCTGATGGTCGCGATTCGCCTGCTCAAAACCTGGGGAGGTGAATCGCTGTCGCGCGAGCTGGAATCGGCCCAGGAGAAGGTGCTGGCTATCCTGCCCGAGGAGAACCGTCGAAAGGCGGAGCAGACGCGGATCTACGCCCCGGATTTTTGCATGCAAAGCCACTCCCGCAGCGATTTTGACATGATCCATCAGGCGATTTCCGCCCAGCGCGTATTGGCGCTGCATTATCGTGATGAAGCCGGGCAGCTCTCAAAACGTGAGGTTCAGCCGCTGGGCTTGTTCTTCTGGGGGGAGCGCTGGCTGCTGGCAGCGTGGTGTGAACGGCGCGATGACTACCGCTGTTTTCGGCTCGACCGGTGTCTCAATATTGTGCAGACGGAGAGGCGGTTCAGCGAGAGTGCGGACAGGTCTTTGGCGGATTTTTTGCGGAAGGTGAGGCAGTAAAAAGCCGGGTGGCGAGGTAAAAGCAAAACGGCAACGTGTGTTGCCGTTTTTAGTATTTGTTCCCTCTCCCTGTGGGAGAGGGGCAGGGTGAGGGCATCAGCCCGCACGGTCCCGCACTGATTAGAAGTTGTAACCTACGACCAGGTAACCACCCCAGCCGGTAGAACGGACGTGTTCGTTCATCCATACCAGTTTAGCGTCGTCGTTCCACTGGCCGCCGTTGTGCCAGTAACGTGCCACAACAGAGTAGTGCCAGTGATCGTAGTTCAGCGCCAGGATGTGACTGGAGGCGATGGAGTCATTGGTACGCTGCTTAATACCGTTCTCTGCGTAACCGCTCTTATCGCCCAGATCTGAACCCCAGTCGAAGTTGGTGAAGCCGATGTAGCTCAGGTTACCGCCCCAGAGTTGGGTAATTGGAACAAAGTATTTCACTTTGAAACGGTAGCCATCCCACTCGTTCTGGTTTTCAGCACCGTAGTTCTGCCACTGATATTTCGCGTATACGTTCAGGGACAGGCTCATTGGCAGGCCCGTGTCGATGTCGGTACCCAGACCCATATACCAGGTGCTCTGACGACCGGACTCGTTGCGGCCCATGTCGTAGATATAGTTGTTCGCGAAGTACCACTCTTTAAACGGACCGAAGCTTAGATTGGTGCCGGTCAGCTTGTCGATGGAGAAGCGCGGTTCGATCTCCATGAACAGTGGGGAACCGTGGTTCCAGATACCTTTAGCCTGAGAGTTACCACCAAAGAAGACCGGTGCATCCATATAGCCATAGAAATCAAACCAGTCTTTCTTGGCGAATGCTTCGTACTCCAGGTAGGTATCGTTGCGGATCTGTGGTCCGAAACGGGTGTGGTAGCTGCCTACCACGTTAACGCTCTGGTGCCACCAGTCGGAGAGGTATTGTGGTTTCTCGTTTTCCGCTGCGTTAACAGTGAAAGAGGAGGAAAGTGCCAGAACTGCACCGGCTGCGAGTAATGTTTTTTTCATAATCATGCCACTGATTGAAATTCCCTTCCGGGAGTGAAAATTGCGCGAATTGCGTTTCTAAATATTTCGTGTTTCTGCGGTGCCTATTATAGGAATCCCTGCTCACAAAAATATGTGTTGTTTCACATATCTCTCACACGCGTAATCGATTGCGTTCACGTTTGCGTACTTTAAACGGCCGGGATTGTAGCGGCAATCATTTCTGTTGCCAATCCATACGAAATGTAAATGTTAGCGGAGTGACATTTCACTCCGCTCAAAAGGAGGGGATTACTGCGCGGCGGGTTGGATATCGTGAATGCGGATAAAGCCTAACTGCTCAGGCGTAAGGCCGCTTAACTGAAGCGGAATATCCACATCGCTGGGCGCTAACACGCTGGCCGGAGCGGTGAACAGCTGATTCTTCACATTCACCTCCTGGTAATTCTCCGTGGTGCCCTGGATCTGTCCCCATTCGACGGTACCGCTAAAGGCTGGCAGCGGATCGTTGGACTCTCCATGAATACGCAATGTTGCGCGCGTACCATCCGCATTCGCCGCCACGTTAACCAGCGACATTTTCAGCGTGCCAATCTGGCTGTTGAGCAGAGCAGGCGTGTTTGCCCCTGGCAGCAGGTACACCCCGCTGCTGGATTTGGCGTTCAGCGCGTTTTGCTGGGTGATCTTCACCGTTTCTTTGTTCAGTTTGTCCATCGCCGTGTTGAGCGTATTCACGCTTTGTTTCATCTGACGAACTTCGGTTTGCTGTGCACAGGCACTGAGGGTGAAGAGGCTCCCCACCAGTAAAATTCTCAGGTAACGTCTTGTCATAGCGTTTATTTCCTTGAAATAACGGATCCCCATAATGGTAGCCAGCAACGCGTCGCCAGACATAGATCCTTTGTCTCAAAAAAGCTCTTCCTTTGTTGTCAGGCCAGATCAGGGTAAAATGAAAATCAGTTAACCAGATAACAGGGATACCGTATGCATTGCCCATTCTGCTCCGCTGTGGATACCAAAGTCATCGACTCTCGTCTTGTGGGCGAAGGGTCTTCAGTGCGCCGTCGTCGGCAGTGTCTGGTGTGCAACGAGCGTTTCACGACCTTTGAGGTTGCAGAGCTGGTAATGCCGCGCGTGGTAAAAAGTAACGACGTGCGCGAGCCGTTTAATGAAGAGAAACTGCGCAGCGGAATGCTGAAGGCCCTCGAAAAACGGCCCGTCAGCGCGGATGACGTCGAAATGGCGCTAAACCACATTAAATCTTACCTGCGTGGCCTTGGCGAGCGTGAAGTGCCGAGCAAAATGATCGGCAACCTGGTGATGGAGCAGTTGAAAAAGCTCGATAAGGTCGCCTATATCCGCTTCGCTTCGGTCTACCGCAGCTTCGAAGACATCAAAGAGTTCGGCGAAGAGATCGCCCGCTTACAGGATTAAGCTCATGCAGGATGAGATGTACATGGCGCGCGCCATGAAGCTGGCGCAGCGCGGTCGTTTTACCACCCATCCCAACCCGAACGTCGGGTGCGTTATCGTGAAAGATGGCGAGATCGTGGGGGAGGGGTTTCACTATCGCGCAGGTGAGCCGCATGCGGAGGTTCATGCGCTGCGCATGGCCGGCGAGAAGGCGCGCGGCGCCACCGCCTATGTGACGCTGGAGCCCTGCAGCCATCACGGGCGTACGCCGCCGTGCTGTGAAGCGCTGATTGCTGCGGGCGTTTCACGCGTGGTCGCATCGATGCAGGACCCGAATCCGCAGGTGGCCGGACGCGGCCTGTATCGCCTGCAGCAGGAAGGGATTGACGTCAGCCATGGACTGATGATGCAGGACGCCGAAGCCCTCAACAAAGGCTTCCTGAAGCGCATGCGCACAGGGTTCCCGTATATTCAGCTCAAGCTGGGCGCCTCGCTGGACGGCCGTACGGCGATGGCAAACGGCGAAAGCCAGTGGATAACTTCGCCACAGGCAAGGCGCGATGTGCAACGTCTGCGCGCGCAAAGCCATGCTATCCTCACCAGCAGTGAAACGGTCCTGGCTGACGATCCGGCCATGACCGTGCGCTGGGATGAACTGAATGCCGATACCCAGGCGCTTTATCCGCAGGAGAACCTGCGTCAGCCGCTGCGTATTGTTATTGATAGCCAGAACCGCGTAACGCCGCAGCACCGCATCGTCCAGCAGCCGGGTGAAACCTGGATTGCGCGCACGAGGGAAGATACGCGCGACTGGCCGGAAGGCGTGCGCAGCATTATGGTGCCGGAGCATAACGGGCATCTGGATCTGGTGGTGCTGATGATGCTGCTCGGCAAGCAGCAGGTGAACAGCATCTGGGTCGAAGCTGGCCCGACGCTCGCTGGCGCGCTGCTTCAGGCGGGGCTGGTGGATGAACTGCTCGTCTACGTTGCACCTAAACTGTTAGGTCACGACGCGCGCGGCCTGTTTGTGCTGCCCGGCCTTGAAAAACTGGCCGACGCACCGCAACTCACATTCAGCGAGATTCGTCCGGTGGGTCCGGATGTCTGCCTCCATTTAACGACAGCGTAATTGCTCCCGAAATAGGGAAGCAGTGCGCAAAGTATTATGATAAAATCCGCCCCCCTGCGGGGCCAAATGAACCCGTAAAGGAAGAGTATGAACATTATTGAAGCTGCTGTAGCTACCCCGGACGCTCGCGTCGCCATCACCATTGCGCGTTTCAACAACTTCATCAACGACAGCCTGCTGGAAGGTGCGATTGACGCCCTGAAACGTATCGGCCAGGTTAAAGATGACAACATTACCGTTGTTTGGGTTCCAGGCGCTTATGAACTGCCACTGGCGGCGGGCGCGCTGGCGAAAACCGGTAAATACGACGCGGTGATTGCGCTGGGTACTGTTATTCGTGGCGGCACTGCGCACTTCGAATACGTTGCGGGCGGTGCAAGCAACGGTCTGGCACACGTTGCGCAGGATGCTGAAATTCCTGTGGCGTTCGGCGTGCTGACCACCGAAAGTATTGAACAAGCCATCGAACGTGCTGGCACCAAAGCCGGTAACAAAGGTGCAGAAGCTGCACTGACCGCGCTTGAAATGATCAATGTATTGAAAGCCATCAAGGCCTGATTTTTTTGTAAGGGGAATTCCGTGAAACCTGCTGCTCGTCGCCGCGCCCGTGAATGTGCCGTCCAGGCACTTTACTCCTGGCAGTTGTCCCAGAA is a genomic window containing:
- a CDS encoding DUF3999 domain-containing protein yields the protein MKWMKAVACTALLALAVPGFCEEVQTESPRDYAFGRSLDTSAPSQWYRVTLPLAVYAQSTSPDLHDVRVFNQSGEPVPFSLVTATRPQAAAQSTALRLFPLDASPLAPARGGEESDKILLRSANGVEIVLEGQKAAATGQHYLLTLPEQDTGEIRLSQLQLLWNTPQTPWQGTASVYYSEDLKRWYTLREDMPLLDVVSGQDRLKLDRIDTDIVLSPDTNRYLLVVLNAQSQGITLTGVNAISAPAQAAPEAIDLEGEGEQLSTSEAQWRWARPQPLSAVSISLNGDGVLPVEIAWRSSDKDAWHPLKKEVLYRLEGKTSPPVSLNGGLVQAVKVTTLNARLPEYLPSVTGHRDRYDLVFNAQGKAPYVLAWGNGAAKPASVEPDMLIPADLHKTYDMEHLPQADILDDVALGGEGRLTATSASERESRMNALLVWGVLIAGVILLAVMAWRIWRETQRKA
- a CDS encoding peroxiredoxin C gives rise to the protein MVLVTRPAPDFTAAAVLGNGEIVENFNFKQHTNGKATVLFFWPMDFTFVCPSELIAFDKRYEEFQKRGVEVVGVSFDSEFVHNAWRNTPVENGGIGAVKYAMVADIKREIQQAYGIEHPDAGVALRGSFLIDANGIVRHQVVNDLPLGRNIDEMLRMVDALQFHEEHGEVCPAQWEKGKEGMAASPDGVAKYLSENVSSL
- the acpH gene encoding ACP phosphodiesterase translates to MNFLAHLHLAHLADSSLSGNLLADFVRGNPAEDYSPEVVDGIFMHRRIDVLTDKLPEVTEAKAWFRPETRRVAPITLDVMWDHFLSRHWEQLSPEMPLPAFVRYAHQQVSIILPDSPPRFVNLNNYLWSERWLERYREMDFIQNVLNGMASRRPRLDALRDSWYDLDEHYDALESQFWQFYPRMMAQAKNKQL
- the queA gene encoding tRNA preQ1(34) S-adenosylmethionine ribosyltransferase-isomerase QueA; amino-acid sequence: MRVADFSFELPESLIAHYPMPERSSCRLLSLDGPTGELTHGTFTDLLDKLNPGDLLVFNNTRVIPARLFGRKASGGKIEVLVERMLDDKRILAHIRASKAPKPGAELLLGDDESIKATMTARHDALFEVEFNDERTVLDILNAIGHMPLPPYIERPDEEADRELYQTVYSQKPGAVAAPTAGLHFDEPLLEKLRAKGIEMAFVTLHVGAGTFQPVRVDSIEEHIMHSEYAEVPQDVVDAVLAAKARGSRVVAVGTTSVRSLESAAQAAKNDLIEPFFGDTQIFIYPGYQYKVIDALVTNFHLPESTLIMLVSAFAGYQHTMNAYKSAVEQKYRFFSYGDAMFITYNPLALNERVGE
- the tgt gene encoding tRNA guanosine(34) transglycosylase Tgt, with translation MKFELDTTDGRARRGRLVFDRGVVETPAFMPVGTYGTVKGMTPEEVEATGAQIILGNTFHLWLRPGQEIMKLHGDLHDFMQWKGPILTDSGGFQVFSLGDIRKITEQGVHFRNPINGDPIFLDPEKSMEIQYDLGSDIVMIFDECTPYPADWDYAKRSMEMSLRWAKRSRDRFDSLQNKNALFGIIQGSVYEDLRDISVKGLVEIGFDGYAVGGLAVGEPKEDMHRILEHVCPQIPADKPRYLMGVGKPEDLVEGVRRGIDMFDCVMPTRNARNGHLFVTDGVVKIRNAKHKSDTSPLDSECDCYTCRNYSRAYLHHLDRCNEILGARLNTIHNLRYYQRLMSGLRKAIEEGKLESFVTDFYQRQGRDVPPLNVD
- the yajC gene encoding preprotein translocase subunit YajC yields the protein MSFFISDAVAATGAPAQGSPMSLILMLVVFGLIFYFMILRPQQKRTKEHKKLMDSIAKGDEVLTNGGLVGRVTKVAESGYIAIALNDTTEVVIKRDFVAAVLPKGTMKAL